From the Esox lucius isolate fEsoLuc1 chromosome 21, fEsoLuc1.pri, whole genome shotgun sequence genome, one window contains:
- the LOC105022008 gene encoding gamma-aminobutyric acid receptor subunit rho-3 isoform X2: MNLVLLAVRWLCLVWAMAWPVTVVTGIRNNRRRKHKALGENAKDRAKGDVDNKLKKQDSTKSLIVKTEKLLKIKEHDFAIRPGFGGAALPVGIDVQVESIDSISEVNMDFTMTLYLRHYWKDERLMFPSPSNMSRTFDGRLVKKIWVPDVFFVHSKRSFIHDTTMENVMIRVYPDGNILYSVRITVTALCSMDFSSFPLDTQNCSLELESYAYNENDLMLYWKNGNDSLRTDEIVLSQFFIQRFHPSSGLAFYSSTGWYNRLFINFILRRHIFFFMLQAYFPTMLMVLLSWVSFWIDRRAVPARVSLGMTTVLTMSTIITGVSSSMPQVSYVKAVDIYLWTSFLFVFLSVIEYAAVNYCSTLDEMRRMKTGKLPTSYNVNQAMAFDGCFHDNDLELTPYPCLPTAMSSNHYRTPSQNPVDPPTEGTRLRRQRSLRENLDLLLSKSYLIDSYSRIAFPMSYLLFNAIYWSMYSS; the protein is encoded by the exons GGATGTGGACAATAAACTGAAGAAGCAGGACAGCACCAAGTCTTTAATTGTCAAGACTGAAAAGCTGCTGAAAATCAAGGAGCATGATTTTGCTATAAGACCAGGATTTGGAG GTGCAGCCCTCCCTGTGGGCATTGATGTTCAGGTGGAGAGCATCGACAGCATCTCCGAGGTCAACATG GACTTCACCATGACCCTGTACCTGCGTCACTACTGGAAGGATGAGCGGCTGATGTTTCCGTCTCCTAGCAACATGAGCAGGACGTTTGACGGGCGTCTTGTGAAGAAGATCTGGGTTCCGGACGTTTTCTTCGTCCACTCCAAGAGGTCCTTCATCCATGACACCACCATGGAGAACGTCATGATCCGAGTCTATCCCGACGGAAACATCCTCTACAGTGTCAG GATCACGGTGACTGCTCTCTGCTCCATGGACTTCAGCAGCTTCCCTCTGGACACACAGAACTGTTCACTGGAACTAGAGAGCT ATGCGTACAATGAGAATGATCTGATGCTGTACTGGAAGAATGGCAACGACTCCCTGAGGACTGATGAGATCGTTCTCTCTCAGTTCTTCATCCAGAGGTTCCATCCTTCCAGCGGCCTGGCCTTCTACAGCAGCACGG GTTGGTATAACAGGCTGTTCATAAACTTCATCTTGAGGAGGCACATCTTCTTCTTCATGCTGCAGGCGTATTTTCCCACCATGCTGATGGTGCTGCTGTCCTGGGTGTCCTTCTGGATCGACCGGAGGGCAGTGCCTGCACGCGTGTCCCTGg GCATGACTACAGTCCTGACCATGTCCACCATCATCACTGGGGTTTCCTCCTCGATGCCAcag gtgtCCTATGTGAAGGCAGTGGATATCTACCTGTGGACCAGCTTCCTCTTTGTGTTCCTGTCAGTGATAGAATATGCTGCTGTCAACTACTGCTCTACGCTGGATGAGATGAGACGAATGAAGACAGGAAAG CTCCCAACCTCATACAATGTCAACCAGGCCATGGCTTTTGACGGCTGTTTCCACGACAATGACCTTGAGTTGACCCCTTACCCCTGCCTGCCGACCGCCATGTCCTCCAACCACTACAGAACTCCATCCCAGAACCCAGTGGACCCACCCACCGAGGGAACACGTCTACGCCGACAGAGGTCGCTGAGAGAGAATCTGGACTTGCTGCTTAGCAAAAGCTACTTGATCGACTCATACTCCCGCATAGCCTTCCCCATGTCCTATCTCCTATTTAATGCCATCTACTGGAGTATGTACTCCTCCTGA
- the LOC105022008 gene encoding gamma-aminobutyric acid receptor subunit rho-3 isoform X1, whose translation MNLVLLAVRWLCLVWAMAWPVTVVTGIRNNRRRKHKALGENAKDRAKGDVDNKLKKQDSTKSLIVKTEKLLKIKEHDFAIRPGFGGAALPVGIDVQVESIDSISEVNMDFTMTLYLRHYWKDERLMFPSPSNMSRTFDGRLVKKIWVPDVFFVHSKRSFIHDTTMENVMIRVYPDGNILYSVRWGVCERVGVSMSSFYVYLGNASVVVARITVTALCSMDFSSFPLDTQNCSLELESYAYNENDLMLYWKNGNDSLRTDEIVLSQFFIQRFHPSSGLAFYSSTGWYNRLFINFILRRHIFFFMLQAYFPTMLMVLLSWVSFWIDRRAVPARVSLGMTTVLTMSTIITGVSSSMPQVSYVKAVDIYLWTSFLFVFLSVIEYAAVNYCSTLDEMRRMKTGKLPTSYNVNQAMAFDGCFHDNDLELTPYPCLPTAMSSNHYRTPSQNPVDPPTEGTRLRRQRSLRENLDLLLSKSYLIDSYSRIAFPMSYLLFNAIYWSMYSS comes from the exons GGATGTGGACAATAAACTGAAGAAGCAGGACAGCACCAAGTCTTTAATTGTCAAGACTGAAAAGCTGCTGAAAATCAAGGAGCATGATTTTGCTATAAGACCAGGATTTGGAG GTGCAGCCCTCCCTGTGGGCATTGATGTTCAGGTGGAGAGCATCGACAGCATCTCCGAGGTCAACATG GACTTCACCATGACCCTGTACCTGCGTCACTACTGGAAGGATGAGCGGCTGATGTTTCCGTCTCCTAGCAACATGAGCAGGACGTTTGACGGGCGTCTTGTGAAGAAGATCTGGGTTCCGGACGTTTTCTTCGTCCACTCCAAGAGGTCCTTCATCCATGACACCACCATGGAGAACGTCATGATCCGAGTCTATCCCGACGGAAACATCCTCTACAGTGTCAGGTGGGGCGTCTGCGAACGTGTGGGTGTGTCTATGAGTAGTTTCTATGTGTATTTGGGTAATgcttctgttgttgttgctagGATCACGGTGACTGCTCTCTGCTCCATGGACTTCAGCAGCTTCCCTCTGGACACACAGAACTGTTCACTGGAACTAGAGAGCT ATGCGTACAATGAGAATGATCTGATGCTGTACTGGAAGAATGGCAACGACTCCCTGAGGACTGATGAGATCGTTCTCTCTCAGTTCTTCATCCAGAGGTTCCATCCTTCCAGCGGCCTGGCCTTCTACAGCAGCACGG GTTGGTATAACAGGCTGTTCATAAACTTCATCTTGAGGAGGCACATCTTCTTCTTCATGCTGCAGGCGTATTTTCCCACCATGCTGATGGTGCTGCTGTCCTGGGTGTCCTTCTGGATCGACCGGAGGGCAGTGCCTGCACGCGTGTCCCTGg GCATGACTACAGTCCTGACCATGTCCACCATCATCACTGGGGTTTCCTCCTCGATGCCAcag gtgtCCTATGTGAAGGCAGTGGATATCTACCTGTGGACCAGCTTCCTCTTTGTGTTCCTGTCAGTGATAGAATATGCTGCTGTCAACTACTGCTCTACGCTGGATGAGATGAGACGAATGAAGACAGGAAAG CTCCCAACCTCATACAATGTCAACCAGGCCATGGCTTTTGACGGCTGTTTCCACGACAATGACCTTGAGTTGACCCCTTACCCCTGCCTGCCGACCGCCATGTCCTCCAACCACTACAGAACTCCATCCCAGAACCCAGTGGACCCACCCACCGAGGGAACACGTCTACGCCGACAGAGGTCGCTGAGAGAGAATCTGGACTTGCTGCTTAGCAAAAGCTACTTGATCGACTCATACTCCCGCATAGCCTTCCCCATGTCCTATCTCCTATTTAATGCCATCTACTGGAGTATGTACTCCTCCTGA